From the Malus domestica chromosome 17, GDT2T_hap1 genome, one window contains:
- the LOC103405628 gene encoding transcription factor TCP4-like, producing MGMEGCGGEIVEVQGGHIVRSTGRKDRHSKIYTAKGPRDRRVRLSAHTAIQFYDVQDRLGYDRPSKAVDWLIKKAKSSIDKLVELPPWHPITTSNHAAEADDPFRSSNPNPNGPNPNDMVIAAAEQQSESSTSYNFNFELQRQRQSDNDSNFNILPTLDSDNIADTMKSFFPTNTSSNAAAASSVDDFRSYPTDPHLISATTQDLGLSLHSFQDQGLNIHHNHTHTQQSSQALFAAAVGTGFDSSSYQRMVAWSNENRGLDGGFVFNSHSHSYAQPRPHNHGGDGNHGSTLQSSFTPSVSTRAWQQQHSSIFGTRFGTSDGTSPVFCIQGEEAENGTISDRPSSTSSLNSTRQL from the coding sequence ATGGGAATGGAGGGTTGTGGGGGAGAGATTGTAGAAGTCCAAGGCGGCCACATTGTTCGATCCACCGGACGCAAAGACCGTCACAGCAAGATTTACACCGCCAAAGGCCCCAGAGACCGCCGTGTCCGGTTGTCCGCCCACACTGCCATCCAATTCTATGATGTTCAAGACCGCCTCGGATATGATAGACCCAGTAAAGCCGTGGACTGGCTCATCAAGAAGGCCAAATCTTCCATTGACAAGCTCGTTGAGCTTCCACCTTGGCATCCTATCACTACTAGTAACCATGCTGCCGAAGCTGATGATCCGTTTCGATcatcaaatccaaatccaaatggaCCAAATCCAAATGATATGGTAATTGCCGCAGCTGAGCAGCAATCAGAGTCCTCCACCAGCTACAACTTTAACTTTGAGCTCCAAAGGCAAAGGCAATCAGACAACGATTCGAACTTCAACATTCTGCCAACTCTAGACTCAGACAACATAGCTGACACCATGAAGTCCTTCTTCCCCACAAACACTAGTAGCAACGCCGCCGCTGCTTCCTCCGTTGACGATTTCCGTAGTTACCCAACCGATCCCCATCTAATTTCAGCAACTACCCAAGACCTTGGCCTCTCTCTCCACTCTTTCCAAGACCAAGGCCTAAACATTCATCACAATCACACTCACACTCAGCAGTCCTCTCAAGCCCTTTTCGCCGCCGCAGTGGGAACTGGATTTGACTCCTCCAGTTATCAGAGAATGGTGGCATGGAGCAATGAAAACAGAGGACTTGATGGGGGCTTTGTATTCAACTCACACTCTCACTCATATGCTCAGCCTCGGCCTCACAATCATGGGGGTGATGGGAATCATGGGAGTACCCTTCAGTCCAGTTTTACGCCATCAGTTTCCACTCGCGCTTGGCAGCAGCAGCACTCTTCAATCTTTGGAACCCGCTTCGGCACCTCTGACGGCACCTCGCCTGTCTTCTGCATACAAGGTGAGGAGGCTGAGAATGGTACTATTTCAGATCGACCGTCTTCCACTTCCTCTCTCAATTCAACCCGCCAGCTTTGA